From Portunus trituberculatus isolate SZX2019 unplaced genomic scaffold, ASM1759143v1 PGA_scaffold_223__1_contigs__length_158863, whole genome shotgun sequence, a single genomic window includes:
- the LOC123500408 gene encoding zinc finger BED domain-containing protein 5-like: MYRKKCDLLEILKSEHFELRLAYLVDIFEIFNQLNLRLQGKDSNLLSHCDSIHAFLAKLELYKKRVDDVLEDAQEEFIELLHDSTAKNVFQSNSLSSFWCSMMESYPKISDLAVRVLLPFCFNLPVR; this comes from the exons atgtacagaaaaaaatgtgaccTGTTGGAGATATTGAAATCAGAACACTTTGAGCTCCGCCTTGCTTATCTTGTGGACATATTTGAAATCTTCAACCAGCTGAACTTGAGACTCCAAGGAAAGGATTCAAACTTGCTCAGCCACTGTGACTCAATACATGCATTTTTGGCCAAATTGGAGCTGtataagaagaga GTTGATGATGTGTTAGAAGACGCACAAGAAGAGTTCATTGAGCTTCTCCATGATTCAACAGCCAAGAATGTGTTCCAGTCAAACTCCTTGTCTAGCTTCTGGTGTTCAATGAtggaatcatatccaaaaataagTGATCTGGCAGTTCgagttcttttgcctttttgctTCAACCTACCTGTGCGAAA